Proteins from one Desulfonema limicola genomic window:
- a CDS encoding UPF0175 family protein: MQSVLIEIPEEIVSQIKLPPKRAKQMIMEELVIRLYQQGIITSAQGSRMLNMDRFSFERFLAKNEIPIHGEPDDLEKDIKNLEQVL, from the coding sequence ATGCAATCTGTCTTAATAGAAATACCCGAAGAAATCGTATCACAGATAAAACTCCCGCCAAAGCGTGCAAAACAGATGATTATGGAAGAACTGGTTATCCGGCTTTATCAGCAGGGAATCATAACATCTGCACAGGGAAGCCGTATGCTCAATATGGACAGATTTAGTTTTGAGCGTTTTCTGGCAAAAAATGAAATACCGATTCACGGTGAACCTGATGATCTGGAAAAAGATATAAAAAATCTGGAGCAGGTTTTATGA
- a CDS encoding DUF3368 domain-containing protein has translation MIVSNTTPISNFLHLNRIDILQHMFKQIHIPPAVKHEIEVSFSDHGKWRQCLKDEFFIIHDVKYPLLVRQLLLQLHPGEAEALCLCMENNAKLCLLDDKDARNAAELNKIPVTGTLGILIQAKKKEIIESVTYFMDELKNRHHFWISKSMYKKVLIISGEN, from the coding sequence ATGATTGTCAGCAATACAACACCCATCAGCAATTTTCTTCATTTGAATCGGATAGATATATTGCAGCATATGTTTAAGCAGATTCATATACCGCCTGCCGTAAAACATGAAATCGAAGTAAGTTTTTCAGATCACGGCAAATGGCGGCAGTGTCTGAAAGATGAGTTCTTTATTATCCATGATGTAAAATATCCGCTGCTTGTCCGACAGTTGCTTTTACAATTGCATCCAGGAGAGGCCGAAGCTTTATGTCTGTGTATGGAAAACAATGCAAAACTATGTCTTCTGGATGACAAAGATGCCAGAAATGCAGCAGAATTGAATAAAATTCCTGTAACCGGAACATTGGGAATACTCATACAAGCTAAGAAAAAAGAGATAATTGAATCTGTTACATATTTTATGGATGAACTGAAAAACCGGCATCATTTCTGGATAAGTAAGTCAATGTATAAAAAAGTCTTGATAATATCAGGAGAAAATTGA
- a CDS encoding type II toxin-antitoxin system HicB family antitoxin, protein MIISNTTPISNFLHLNRIDILQHMFKQILKNAVKRFKMGKYEMIIYWSEEDNSFIVEIPELPGCMADGQTYQEAVSNAEIIIKEWIETAKEMDRDIPKPKGKLMYA, encoded by the coding sequence ATGATTATCAGCAATACAACACCCATCAGCAATTTTCTTCATTTGAATCGGATAGATATTTTGCAGCATATGTTTAAGCAGATTCTTAAAAACGCAGTGAAAAGGTTTAAAATGGGAAAGTATGAAATGATTATTTACTGGAGTGAGGAAGATAATTCATTTATTGTTGAAATTCCTGAACTTCCCGGATGTATGGCTGATGGTCAGACTTATCAGGAAGCTGTTTCAAATGCTGAAATTATTATTAAAGAATGGATAGAAACGGCAAAAGAGATGGATCGTGACATTCCAAAGCCTAAAGGTAAATTAATGTATGCATAA
- a CDS encoding Rpn family recombination-promoting nuclease/putative transposase, whose protein sequence is MNKLTDPHDKFIRETFSRKDVAAGFLDGNLPEEIRKNVNLATLSIVKDSFIDKELKEHFSDILYTVKYRKTDMFIYLLFEHKSYPDQLSGFQILRYETKIWEQYLKQNPKAKKLPPIFPMLLYHGKAEWKIPVNFQAIIQNPGLPERYIPEYSYELYDISHIPEEKIRGKVLTRMVLLTAKYIFDPNLRQKLPEILALFNQITNRKTALEMLEIILRYVVRATNRFDEKDVIEIIKETEIGEDIMETFIDKYINQGLSQGLSQGEKRSLTRLLKARFGKLPEWVQDKINLADLKHIEEWSIRLLTADKLNDVLKD, encoded by the coding sequence ATGAATAAACTAACCGATCCCCATGATAAATTTATCAGGGAAACTTTTTCCCGTAAAGATGTTGCAGCAGGTTTTCTTGATGGAAATCTTCCTGAAGAGATAAGGAAAAACGTAAACCTTGCGACTCTTTCCATAGTTAAGGACAGCTTTATTGACAAAGAACTCAAAGAGCATTTTTCCGACATTCTTTACACTGTCAAATATCGGAAAACCGATATGTTCATATATCTGCTTTTTGAGCATAAAAGCTATCCTGATCAGCTTTCAGGCTTTCAAATCCTGCGATATGAAACAAAGATATGGGAACAATATTTAAAACAGAATCCAAAGGCAAAAAAACTGCCTCCGATTTTTCCAATGCTGCTTTATCATGGAAAGGCTGAGTGGAAAATACCGGTGAATTTTCAGGCGATCATTCAAAATCCAGGATTACCGGAAAGATATATTCCAGAATATTCTTATGAACTGTATGATATTTCCCATATTCCCGAAGAAAAAATTCGGGGAAAAGTGTTAACCAGAATGGTACTCCTGACTGCAAAGTATATATTTGATCCCAATCTCAGACAGAAACTGCCGGAAATTCTGGCCTTATTCAATCAGATAACAAATCGGAAAACCGCTCTGGAAATGCTGGAAATCATCCTTCGTTATGTGGTCAGGGCCACAAATCGCTTTGATGAAAAGGATGTTATAGAGATTATAAAAGAAACGGAAATAGGAGAAGATATTATGGAAACTTTTATAGATAAATACATTAATCAGGGATTGAGTCAGGGATTGAGTCAGGGTGAAAAAAGGAGTCTTACGCGTCTATTAAAAGCTCGTTTTGGAAAGCTGCCTGAATGGGTGCAGGATAAAATTAATCTTGCAGACTTAAAACATATTGAAGAATGGAGTATTCGGCTGCTCACTGCTGATAAGCTTAATGACGTGTTGAAAGATTGA
- a CDS encoding UPF0175 family protein, whose translation MQTIQITLPDFIVTERAEISFIIASRLYEKGKLSLGQAAETAGVSKRTFMELLGNYNISVFNYSSEDIETDFKNA comes from the coding sequence ATGCAGACCATACAAATAACATTACCTGATTTTATTGTAACCGAGAGAGCGGAAATTTCATTTATAATCGCCTCCAGACTCTATGAAAAGGGTAAACTTTCACTGGGGCAGGCAGCAGAGACAGCTGGTGTTTCCAAACGGACATTTATGGAACTACTCGGCAACTATAATATCTCTGTATTCAATTATTCCTCTGAAGACATAGAAACGGATTTCAAAAATGCCTGA
- a CDS encoding DUF3368 domain-containing protein, which produces MPDIISNTSCLIALDNIGMLFILKKLYGKIHIAEEVYNEFGKSVEDWVTVRQVKDKNYLKILNNIVDLGESGTIALSMEFQDSLMILDDLKARKLAENLDLKFTGLFGVILKAKDKGIITSVRDVINKLKAANFRISEKMEKEVIRLAKE; this is translated from the coding sequence ATGCCTGACATTATTTCAAACACAAGCTGCCTGATTGCACTTGACAATATCGGCATGTTATTCATCCTGAAAAAACTTTATGGAAAAATCCATATTGCCGAAGAAGTCTATAATGAGTTTGGCAAATCCGTGGAAGACTGGGTTACAGTGCGGCAGGTTAAAGACAAGAACTATTTAAAAATACTGAATAATATTGTTGATCTGGGAGAATCCGGCACAATAGCCCTTTCAATGGAATTTCAAGACAGCCTGATGATTCTGGATGATTTGAAAGCAAGAAAACTTGCTGAAAATCTGGATCTGAAATTTACAGGATTATTCGGTGTCATTCTGAAGGCTAAAGACAAGGGCATTATTACATCTGTACGGGATGTTATCAATAAGCTGAAAGCCGCAAATTTCCGAATCTCTGAAAAAATGGAAAAAGAGGTAATAAGGTTGGCAAAGGAATAA
- a CDS encoding UPF0175 family protein, whose product MQSVLIEIPEEIVSQIKLPPKRAKQMIMEELVIRLYQQGIITSAQGSRMLNMDRFSFERFLAKIEIPIHGEPDDLEKDIKNLEQVL is encoded by the coding sequence ATGCAATCTGTCTTAATAGAAATACCCGAAGAAATCGTATCACAGATAAAACTCCCGCCAAAGCGTGCAAAACAGATGATTATGGAAGAACTGGTTATCCGGCTTTATCAGCAGGGAATCATAACATCTGCACAGGGAAGCCGTATGCTCAATATGGACAGATTTAGTTTTGAGCGTTTTCTGGCAAAAATTGAAATACCGATTCACGGTGAACCTGATGATCTGGAAAAAGATATAAAAAATCTGGAGCAGGTTTTATGA